A DNA window from Coffea arabica cultivar ET-39 chromosome 6c, Coffea Arabica ET-39 HiFi, whole genome shotgun sequence contains the following coding sequences:
- the LOC113691635 gene encoding uncharacterized protein encodes MEKRLSEAAAEGNVESLLQLLREDPLILDKTIVSCVSETPLHTASILGHVNFVKQLLSSKPELASELDSSCCSPLHLAAAKGHVEVVKELLKADSQVGSVRNLEGRTALHVAVAKGRVTVVAELVRVKPELTRVLTDRGETVLHLCVKYFRLEVLKLLATESVKKDSELVNWRDSDGNTILHTAVTKKQFEIVNLLLTMYPAEVNALNKYGITALDVLNQSPRDLRDMDIENSLRKAGALGAKDLHLITDDGLEDTLPQIAKKLSSKPSSSAQIPSPKHKHTDWLGRKRSALMVVASLLATTAFQACLTPPGGVWQDDYMSDDKGNPESHIAGTSVMAYKAAKDYGIFMIFNTVAFLSSLSIILLLVSGLPLRRRRYMWFQMITVWIAITAQVGTYFITLRNMSPKSTNVQRMLKEVTEISVLTWLSLMGVVFLGNVARMNLWVLRKYGYIKEKERASLAEEDDEELL; translated from the exons ATGGAAAAAAGGCTATCAGAAGCAGCAGCAGAGGGAAATGTGGAATCCTTGCTTCAACTTCTCCGGGAAGATCCGCTAATTCTAGACAAGACTATTGTTTCCTGCGTATCAGAGACTCCCTTGCACACCGCATCAATCTTAGGCCACGTCAATTTTGTCAAACAACTGCTGAGCTCGAAGCCCGAGTTAGCATCCGAGTTGGATTCCTCCTGCTGCTCTCCCCTGCACTTGGCAGCAGCAAAAGGGCATGTTGAGGTGGTCAAGGAGCTCCTCAAAGCAGATTCCCAGGTGGGTTCGGTGAGGAATTTGGAGGGGAGGACTGCTCTGCATGTTGCTGTGGCTAAAGGGAGAGTTACGGTAGTGGCTGAGTTGGTCCGAGTTAAGCCCGAGTTGACCCGAGTGTTGACTGACCGCGGGGAGACGGTATTGCACCTTTGTGTCAAGTACTTTAGGTTGGAGGTGTTGAAGTTGCTGGCTACTGAGTCTGTTAAGAAAGATAGCGAATTGGTTAATTGGAGGGATTCTGATGGGAACACCATCTTGCATACTGCTGTCACCAAAAAGCAATTTGAG ATTGTAAATCTTTTGCTCACTATGTATCCTGCTGAAGTAAATGCATTAAATAAATATGGTATCACAGCTTTGGATGTTCTAAATCAAAGCCCAAGAGACTTGAGAGATATGGATATTGAAAATTCACTGAGAAAAGCTGGAGCATTAGGTGCAAAGGATTTGCATTTGATCACAGATGATGGGCTTGAAGATACACTTCCTcagattgcaaaaaaattgtCCTCCAAGCCAAGCAGTAGTGCACAGATACCATCTCCAAAACACAAACACACGGATTGGCTCGGCCGAAAGAGAAGTGCATTGATGGTGGTGGCATCTCTGCTTGCAACCACAGCGTTTCAAGCATGCCTAACGCCACCAGGCGGAGTTTGGCAGGATGATTATATGTCCGATGACAAGGGCAATCCGGAATCTCACATTGCCGGGACATCGGTGATGGCTTATAAGGCAGCCAAAGATTATGGCATATTTATGATCTTCAACACGGTTGCTTTCCTTTCATCTCTGAGTATAATCCTCCTCCTTGTTAGCGGTTTACCTCTCAGAAGAAGGCGATATATGTGGTTTCAGATGATCACCGTGTGGATTGCGATCACAGCTCAAGTTGGGACTTATTTTATCACACTGCGGAATATGTCACCTAAATCTACGAATGTTCAGAGAATGTTGAAAGAAGTTACTGAGATATCTGTTTTGACATGGTTGTCACTCATGGGTGTTGTTTTTCTTGGGAATGTAGCCCGGATGAATTTGTGGGTTCTCAGAAAATATGGCTACATCAAGGAGAAGGAAAGAGCATCTCTGGCTGAGGAGGATGATGAAGAATTACTATGA